A genomic region of Raphanus sativus cultivar WK10039 chromosome 6, ASM80110v3, whole genome shotgun sequence contains the following coding sequences:
- the LOC108810728 gene encoding protein IDA-LIKE 1-like, with the protein MCSPPFSKSCMNRAHKTIFMTVYFVMILLVFSSCDAAARMGPIKVSEMEIVQTRSRSSRQYFAEGFRFKDRVFHISSKRGLVPPSGPSKRHNSVVNDLKH; encoded by the coding sequence ATGTGTTCTCCTCCTTTCTCCAAAAGTTGTATGAATCGTGctcataaaactatatttatgaCTGTTTATTTCGTCATGATCCTCTTGGTTTTTAGTTCCTGCGACGCCGCGGCGAGGATGGGACCAATTAAGGTTTCTGAAATGGAAATAGTTCAGACAAGATCAAGATCGTCAAGACAGTACTTCGCGGAAGGTTTTAGATTCAAAGATCGTGTGTTCCATATTTCGTCTAAACGGGGACTTGTACCACCTTCGGGACCTTCCAAAAGGCATAATTCTGTGGTGAATGATCTCAAACACTAA
- the LOC108813493 gene encoding aspartyl protease family protein 2 encodes MFHLIILCSYLSLLLLPPANLAAVSDDEYLKLPLLRKSPLPSPTQALALDTRRLHFLSLRRKPVPFVKSPVTSGAASGSGQYFVDLRIGQPPQSLLLIADTGSDLVWVKCSACRNCSLHSPATVFFPRHSSTFSPTHCYDPLCRLVPEPVRAPRCNHTRIHSTCHYEYAYADGSLTSGLFATETTTLKTSSGREAYLKSVAFGCGFRISGQSVSGASFNGAHGVMGLGRGPISFASQLGRRFGNKFSYCLMDFTLSPPPTSYLIIGDGGGGGSKLLFTPLLTNPFSPTFYYVRLKSVSVNGVKLRIHPSVWEIDGSGNGGTVVDSGTTLAFLADPAYRLVVANVRRRIRLPIAAEMTPGFDLCVNVSGVAKPEKYVPRLRFEFAGGAVFVPPPRNYFIETEGNVQCLAIQSVNPKVGFSVIGNLMQQGFLFEFDRDRSRLGFSRRGCALA; translated from the coding sequence aTGTTCCATCTTATCATCCTCTGCTCTTACCTTTCTCTACTCCTCCTCCCGCCCGCGAATCTCGCCGCCGTGAGTGATGACGAGTACCTAAAGCTTCCGTTATTACGCAAATCTCCTTTACCTTCTCCGACACAAGCTCTCGCTTTAGACACTCGCCGTCtccattttctctctctccgCCGTAAACCCGTCCCATTCGTCAAATCCCCGGTAACCTCCGGCGCCGCTTCCGGGTCGGGTCAGTACTTCGTGGATCTCCGGATCGGCCAACCGCCTCAGTCACTCCTCCTAATCGCCGATACAGGAAGCGATCTCGTTTGGGTGAAATGCTCCGCTTGCCGGAACTGCTCTCTCCATTCTCCGGCCACCGTCTTCTTCCCTCGCCACTCCTCCACATTCTCTCCCACTCACTGCTACGACCCGCTTTGTCGACTCGTACCCGAACCGGTTCGGGCTCCGAGATGTAACCACACCCGGATCCATTCCACGTGTCATTACGAGTACGCTTACGCGGACGGTTCATTAACTTCCGGTCTATTCGCCACCGAAACGACGACGTTGAAGACGAGCTCCGGTAGAGAGGCGTATCTTAAGAGCGTCGCTTTCGGATGCGGGTTTCGTATCTCGGGTCAAAGCGTGTCGGGTGCGAGTTTTAATGGAGCTCACGGAGTTATGGGCTTGGGCCGTGGCCCAATTTCTTTCGCCTCTCAGTTGGGCCGTCGCTTCGGTAACAAGTTTTCTTATTGTTTAATGGACTTCACTCTCTCACCTCCCCCGACGAGCTACCTCATCATCGGCGACGGCGGTGGCGGTGGATCCAAGCTTCTTTTCACTCCGTTGCTCACGAATCCCTTCTCTCCGACGTTTTACTACGTCCGATTGAAATCGGTCTCCGTTAACGGCGTTAAGTTACGGATCCATCCCTCCGTCTGGGAGATCGACGGTTCAGGTAACGGCGGAACCGTCGTGGATTCCGGCACGACGCTCGCGTTCCTAGCTGATCCGGCGTACCGACTGGTCGTCGCGAATGTGAGACGACGGATCCGGCTCCCGATCGCGGCGGAGATGACTCCGGGATTCGATCTGTGCGTCAACGTCTCCGGCGTCGCGAAGCCGGAGAAGTACGTGCCGAGGCTGAGATTCGAGTTCGCCGGCGGCGCGGTGTTCGTTCCGCCGCCGAGGAATTACTTCATCGAGACGGAGGGGAATGTTCAGTGTCTGGCGATTCAGTCGGTGAACCCGAAGGTTGGATTCTCGGTGATAGGGAACTTGATGCAGCAAGGGTTCTTGTTTGAGTTCGATAGGGATAGATCACGGCTTGGGTTCTCTCGACGCGGTTGCGCTTTGGCGTGA
- the LOC108809501 gene encoding protein MIZU-KUSSEI 1, translating into MKSILSSTSLDSSFSLSKRYFNWKKKKVQEEDEEEEEEDDHNNEQNILTSFNFSSDPTQPDQFHTQHVMQKKKKKKKTMEKIRYALGLSSPNLGFRVVGTLFGNRRGHVYFAVQDDPTRLPAVLIQLPTPTSILVKEMASGLVRIALETAAFRTDSKKLLEESTWRTYCNGRKCGYSVRKECGEAEWRVLKAVGPITMGAGVLPAAATVREEGSEAVGSEKGELMYMRAQFERVIGSRDSEAFYMMNPDGSSGGPELSVYFLRV; encoded by the coding sequence ATGAAGTCAATCTTATCCAGCACTTCTCTCGactcttccttctctctctctaaacgTTACTTCaactggaagaagaagaaggttcaagaagaagatgaagaggaggaagaagaagacgatcaCAACAACGAACAAAATATCTTGACAAGTTTCAACTTCTCCTCCGACCCGACACAACCAGATCAGTTCCATACTCAACACGTGatgcaaaagaagaagaaaaagaaaaagacaatgGAGAAGATCCGTTATGCACTCGGTCTCTCTAGTCCGAATCTAGGTTTCCGTGTCGTGGGTACGTTATTCGGAAACCGTCGTGGACATGTGTACTTCGCCGTACAGGATGACCCGACCCGTTTACCAGCTGTTCTGATCCAGCTACCGACTCCGACGAGCATACTCGTCAAGGAAATGGCTTCGGGGCTCGTGAGGATAGCGCTGGAAACGGCAGCGTTTAGGACGGACTCGAAGAAGCTACTTGAAGAGTCGACGTGGAGAACGTACTGCAACGGCAGAAAGTGCGGTTACTCGGTGAGGAAAGAGTGTGGAGAGGCGGAGTGGAGAGTGTTGAAGGCGGTGGGGCCTATTACGATGGGTGCTGGAGTCTTACCTGCGGCGGCAACGGTAAGGGAAGAAGGGAGTGAAGCGGTGGGGTCCGAGAAAGGTGAGCTCATGTATATGAGAGCCCAGTTCGAGCGGGTTATCGGGTCGAGAGACTCGGAGGCTTTTTACATGATGAATCCAGATGGGTCAAGTGGTGGGCCTGAGCTTAGTGTGTATTTTCTAAGGGTTTGA